From a region of the Tateyamaria omphalii genome:
- a CDS encoding ceramidase domain-containing protein, which yields MELLRQIDGYCERLGPEYWAEPVNAVTNAAFVLAALWMWRRSAGVPLARALCVVLALIGLGSYLFHTHAQVWSAIADVAPIAAFILLYIFAINRDVWGMRTGWALGATALFFPYAAATVPLFQYVPVLGVSAGYLPVPVLILIYAGLLWRRAQDLARGFVIGAAILLVSLTARSVDEMLCAQIPLGTHFLWHILNGVMLGWMIEVYVRFMRGQSAGIGLEGAPAPR from the coding sequence ATGGAACTCTTGCGCCAGATTGACGGGTATTGCGAGCGGCTCGGGCCGGAGTATTGGGCCGAGCCGGTGAATGCGGTGACCAACGCCGCCTTTGTTCTGGCCGCGCTCTGGATGTGGCGGCGCAGTGCGGGGGTGCCGCTGGCGCGTGCCCTGTGCGTCGTGCTGGCGCTGATTGGGCTGGGCAGCTACCTGTTTCACACCCATGCGCAGGTGTGGTCGGCCATTGCCGATGTGGCACCGATTGCCGCGTTCATCCTGCTGTATATCTTTGCCATCAACCGGGATGTGTGGGGGATGCGCACGGGCTGGGCCCTGGGTGCGACGGCGCTGTTTTTTCCCTATGCCGCGGCGACTGTGCCGCTGTTTCAATATGTGCCGGTTCTGGGCGTGTCGGCCGGGTATCTGCCGGTGCCTGTGCTGATCCTGATCTATGCCGGGTTGCTGTGGCGGCGCGCGCAGGACCTGGCGCGGGGTTTTGTCATTGGGGCCGCCATTCTGCTGGTGTCCCTGACTGCGCGGTCCGTGGACGAGATGCTGTGCGCGCAGATCCCGCTGGGCACGCATTTTCTGTGGCATATCCTGAACGGCGTCATGCTGGGTTGGATGATCGAGGTCTATGTGCGGTTCATGCGCGGCCAATCGGCAGGCATCGGGCTTGAAGGCGCACCCGCCCCGCGATAA
- a CDS encoding metal-dependent hydrolase yields MNIIWLGHGSFRIEIGDQILLIDPWLTGNPMLADDQHDAAIQDATHILVTHGHFDHTADSVTISQKTGAPVSAVFELGNLLFAKGAIEGHAYGRGGTIQLGNVTATLVPASHSSSIGDDENPRYSGQECGFIIRGEGKTIYISGDTDIMADMAWIGDYHKPDIGILSAGGYYTMDMAGAAYAARHYFHFDTVIPCHYKTFPPLEQSAEVLKEGLPGVKVIEPEVMQPIPL; encoded by the coding sequence ATGAACATCATCTGGCTCGGCCACGGCAGCTTCCGCATCGAAATCGGGGACCAGATCCTGCTGATCGACCCCTGGCTCACCGGCAACCCCATGCTCGCCGACGACCAGCACGACGCGGCCATCCAAGACGCCACACATATCCTCGTGACGCATGGCCATTTCGACCACACCGCCGACAGCGTCACAATCAGCCAGAAGACCGGCGCGCCCGTCTCGGCCGTCTTCGAACTGGGGAACCTCCTCTTCGCCAAGGGGGCGATCGAGGGTCATGCCTATGGCCGCGGCGGCACGATCCAACTTGGCAATGTCACCGCGACCCTGGTGCCCGCATCGCACTCATCCTCCATCGGCGATGACGAAAACCCACGCTATTCGGGCCAGGAATGCGGCTTCATCATCCGCGGTGAAGGAAAGACAATCTACATCTCCGGCGACACCGACATCATGGCGGACATGGCCTGGATCGGGGACTACCACAAACCCGACATCGGCATCCTGTCGGCGGGGGGCTACTACACCATGGACATGGCAGGGGCGGCCTATGCCGCGCGCCACTACTTCCACTTCGACACGGTAATCCCCTGCCATTACAAGACGTTCCCGCCCCTCGAACAGTCAGCCGAGGTGCTGAAGGAAGGACTTCCAGGCGTCAAGGTGATCGAGCCTGAGGTGATGCAACCCATCCCGCTCTGA
- a CDS encoding excalibur calcium-binding domain-containing protein produces the protein MICFRSFLMLGAVAGLAACQPAIPDSNPGEFVDPGRGVGFDNPNTLAAREARDAQLTGPAVQAAPPVGAQTLPPASAGQASGAPVRPTAGQTPRAVSNPASLDAELAQIAANNDAAAAQANSGRSVVNASPSNAAPVILNNPGISDENSFDAVASRESIESDAARLEANRQQYQVVQPTALPSRTGGAQPNVVQYALQTRHPKGTQVHRRFSVGSAARFERNCAAYNSADEAQIDFLARGGPERDRQGLDPDGDGYACAWDPAPFRRAAGN, from the coding sequence ATGATATGTTTCCGCAGTTTCCTAATGCTGGGCGCCGTGGCCGGGTTGGCCGCGTGCCAGCCCGCGATCCCCGACAGCAATCCGGGTGAGTTTGTCGATCCGGGCCGTGGGGTCGGGTTTGACAATCCCAACACGCTGGCCGCCCGCGAGGCGCGCGATGCGCAGTTGACCGGCCCTGCGGTGCAGGCCGCACCGCCTGTGGGGGCGCAGACGTTGCCCCCGGCGTCGGCTGGGCAGGCGTCTGGTGCGCCGGTGCGTCCGACTGCGGGCCAGACACCGCGCGCCGTGTCGAACCCCGCATCGCTGGATGCGGAACTGGCGCAGATTGCCGCCAACAACGATGCGGCGGCGGCGCAGGCCAATTCGGGCCGGTCGGTTGTGAATGCGAGCCCGTCGAATGCGGCGCCTGTGATCCTGAACAATCCCGGCATCTCGGACGAGAACAGTTTTGATGCCGTTGCTTCCCGCGAGTCCATCGAGAGCGATGCGGCGCGGCTGGAGGCCAACCGGCAGCAGTACCAGGTGGTGCAGCCGACGGCCTTACCCTCGCGCACGGGCGGTGCGCAGCCCAACGTGGTGCAATATGCGCTGCAGACGCGGCATCCGAAGGGCACGCAGGTGCACCGCCGCTTTAGCGTCGGGTCTGCCGCGCGGTTCGAGCGCAATTGTGCGGCCTACAACTCGGCCGACGAGGCGCAGATCGACTTTCTGGCGCGGGGCGGGCCGGAGCGTGATCGCCAGGGGCTGGACCCCGATGGCGACGGATATGCCTGCGCGTGGGACCCGGCGCCGTTCCGCCGGGCCGCCGGCAACTGA
- a CDS encoding N-acetylmuramoyl-L-alanine amidase has protein sequence MGPGAVPPGRRQLIVHRHPSPNCGVRRDGLRPSHVVLHYTAMATAEEAIARLCDPAAEVSAHYVICKTGRVTQLVPEGLRAWHAGAGEWQGLRDINSRSIGIELDNDGQGPFSLELMNSLEWLLGRVLKGWDISPMNVIGHSDMAPGRKFDPGPWFDWARLEACGLAGRRGCDSGPEGPDLVRFATLAKRAGYTADADAETLLAAVRLRYRSFKTGPIEPEDYTPIGHAALWTSVL, from the coding sequence GTGGGACCCGGCGCCGTTCCGCCGGGCCGCCGGCAACTGATCGTCCATCGGCACCCGTCGCCGAATTGCGGGGTGCGGCGGGATGGGCTGCGGCCCAGCCATGTGGTGCTGCATTACACGGCGATGGCCACGGCAGAGGAGGCGATTGCCCGCCTGTGTGATCCGGCGGCGGAGGTGTCGGCGCATTACGTGATCTGCAAGACGGGGCGGGTGACGCAGCTTGTGCCCGAAGGCCTGCGGGCGTGGCACGCGGGGGCCGGGGAATGGCAGGGGCTCAGGGACATCAACTCGCGCTCCATCGGGATTGAGCTGGATAATGATGGGCAGGGGCCCTTTTCCCTTGAACTGATGAACAGCCTTGAATGGCTTTTGGGGCGTGTCCTGAAGGGCTGGGACATCTCGCCGATGAATGTGATCGGGCATTCGGACATGGCGCCGGGCCGCAAGTTCGATCCGGGGCCGTGGTTCGACTGGGCGCGGCTTGAGGCATGCGGGCTGGCCGGGCGGCGCGGATGTGATAGCGGGCCCGAAGGCCCGGATCTGGTGCGTTTTGCAACGCTGGCAAAGCGGGCCGGGTACACGGCGGATGCGGATGCGGAAACGCTGCTTGCGGCGGTGCGTTTGCGCTACCGGTCTTTCAAGACCGGCCCGATTGAGCCCGAAGACTACACGCCTATTGGACACGCCGCCCTTTGGACGTCAGTGCTGTGA
- the gatC gene encoding Asp-tRNA(Asn)/Glu-tRNA(Gln) amidotransferase subunit GatC encodes MSIDQSTAARVAKLARIKVEEDQLPALAAEFNTILGFIEQLGEVDVEGVEPMTSVTPQRLKRRVDEVTDGGQQDKVLANAPDAREGFFAVPKVVE; translated from the coding sequence ATGTCCATCGATCAAAGCACCGCCGCGCGTGTGGCGAAACTGGCCCGGATCAAGGTCGAGGAGGATCAGCTTCCGGCCCTGGCCGCTGAGTTCAACACCATTCTTGGCTTTATCGAGCAGCTGGGCGAGGTCGATGTGGAGGGCGTGGAGCCCATGACATCCGTCACCCCGCAGCGCCTGAAGCGCCGCGTGGACGAGGTGACCGATGGCGGACAGCAGGACAAGGTGCTGGCCAACGCGCCTGATGCGCGCGAGGGGTTCTTTGCGGTGCCGAAGGTGGTTGAGTGA
- a CDS encoding pseudouridine synthase, with protein MTQNTPKGDRIAKVLARAGIASRRGAEEIIAVGRVSVNGKRIDSPALNVTDTDKITVDGKPLQAPEPERLWLYHKPAGLVTTTKDEQGRKTIFDALPEDMPRVMSVGRLDINSEGLLLLTNDGGIKRKLELPSTGWMRRYRVRVNGRPTDPQLEPLRKGITVEGERFQPMQVTLDRQQGANAWLTVGLREGKNREIRRAMDSIGLSVNRLIRISYGPFQLGELKQGTVEEVRRRIVRDQLGLDPEPETGTAKPKGKPRRTRKPTRR; from the coding sequence ATGACCCAAAACACCCCCAAAGGCGACCGCATCGCCAAGGTGCTGGCCCGCGCGGGCATCGCCAGCCGCCGCGGCGCCGAAGAGATCATCGCCGTAGGCCGCGTCAGCGTAAATGGCAAACGGATCGACAGCCCCGCGCTGAACGTCACCGATACTGACAAGATCACAGTCGACGGCAAACCGCTGCAAGCCCCCGAACCCGAACGGCTCTGGCTCTACCACAAACCGGCGGGCCTCGTGACGACGACCAAGGACGAACAGGGGCGCAAGACCATCTTCGACGCCCTGCCCGAGGACATGCCGCGGGTGATGAGCGTGGGCAGGCTCGACATCAACTCCGAGGGGCTGCTGCTTCTGACCAACGACGGCGGCATCAAACGCAAGCTGGAACTGCCCTCCACCGGTTGGATGCGCCGCTACCGCGTGCGGGTGAACGGACGGCCCACCGACCCGCAACTTGAACCGCTGCGCAAGGGGATCACCGTCGAGGGCGAGCGCTTCCAGCCCATGCAGGTCACCCTCGACCGCCAACAAGGCGCCAACGCCTGGCTGACGGTAGGACTGCGCGAGGGCAAGAACCGCGAGATCCGGCGCGCCATGGACAGCATCGGCCTGTCGGTGAACCGGTTGATCCGGATCAGCTACGGCCCCTTCCAGCTGGGCGAGCTGAAACAGGGCACGGTCGAGGAGGTGCGCAGACGGATCGTGCGCGACCAGCTGGGTCTCGATCCCGAACCAGAGACCGGCACGGCAAAACCCAAAGGCAAACCGCGCCGCACCCGCAAGCCCACACGGCGCTGA
- a CDS encoding nucleoside deaminase, whose product MEFRSFMVQALEEARAAGARGEVPVGAVVVSPEGQIVARDGNRTRALADPTAHAEVLAIRAACAAAGSERLVGHDLYVTLEPCAMCAAAIAAARIARVYYGASDPKSGGVAHGARVFSHAQSHHAPEVYDGIGAREAEDLLKEFFAARR is encoded by the coding sequence ATGGAGTTTCGGTCATTCATGGTTCAGGCGCTGGAGGAGGCGCGGGCCGCAGGTGCGCGTGGCGAGGTGCCTGTGGGCGCCGTGGTCGTGTCGCCCGAGGGGCAGATCGTGGCGCGTGACGGGAACCGCACGCGGGCGTTGGCCGATCCCACGGCCCATGCGGAGGTGCTGGCGATCCGCGCGGCCTGTGCCGCGGCAGGATCGGAGCGGCTGGTGGGCCATGATCTTTATGTGACGCTGGAGCCCTGTGCCATGTGCGCGGCGGCGATTGCAGCGGCACGGATTGCGCGGGTGTACTATGGCGCGTCTGACCCGAAGTCGGGCGGGGTGGCGCATGGGGCGCGGGTGTTTTCGCATGCCCAATCCCATCATGCGCCCGAGGTCTACGACGGAATTGGGGCGCGTGAGGCCGAAGACCTGCTTAAAGAGTTTTTCGCGGCGCGGAGGTAG
- the rpmG gene encoding 50S ribosomal protein L33 codes for MAKPTTIKIRLNSSAGTGHFYVTKKNARTMTEKMVVRKYDPVARKHVEYKEGKIK; via the coding sequence ATGGCCAAGCCAACCACGATCAAGATCCGCCTGAACTCGAGCGCAGGCACCGGCCACTTCTATGTGACCAAGAAAAACGCCCGCACCATGACCGAGAAGATGGTCGTACGGAAGTACGATCCCGTGGCGCGCAAGCATGTCGAATACAAGGAAGGCAAGATCAAGTAA
- the gatA gene encoding Asp-tRNA(Asn)/Glu-tRNA(Gln) amidotransferase subunit GatA → MAELNKLGLAEARDALRKGDVTSVELTEACLTEIEGAGALNAFVHNTPEIARDQAKAADARIKAGDAPDMCGLPIGIKDLFCTKGVPSQAGSRILEGFLPEYESTVSGNLLEAGAVMLGKLNMDEFAMGSSNETSVYGNAVNPWRRGNDEAALTPGGSSGGSASAVAADLCLAATGTDTGGSIRQPAAFTGITGIKPTYGRCSRWGIVAFASSLDQAGPMTKSVRDAAIMLEAMCGHDPKDSTSADLPVPNFEAMLTGDIKGKKIGIPAEYRMDGMPDEIETLWAQGREMLADAGAEIVDISLPHTKYALPAYYVIAPAEASSNLARYDGVRYGHRATLSQGDGITEMYEKTRAEGFGDEVKRRVMIGTYVLSAGFYDAYYNRARKVRTLIKKDFEDVFAQGIDAILTPATPSAAFGLGEASDDPVQMYLNDVFTVTVNMAGLPGIAVPAGTDAQGLPLGLQLIGRPWEEGDLLNTAYALEARAGFVAKPGKWW, encoded by the coding sequence ATGGCTGAGTTGAACAAGCTGGGGCTGGCAGAGGCCCGTGATGCGCTGCGCAAGGGTGATGTGACGAGCGTTGAGTTGACCGAGGCGTGCCTGACCGAGATCGAGGGGGCGGGGGCGCTGAATGCCTTTGTCCACAACACGCCCGAAATTGCCCGCGATCAGGCGAAGGCGGCGGACGCGCGGATCAAGGCAGGCGACGCGCCTGACATGTGCGGGCTGCCCATCGGCATCAAGGATCTGTTTTGTACCAAGGGCGTGCCGAGCCAGGCCGGGAGCCGTATTCTGGAAGGGTTCTTGCCGGAATATGAGAGCACCGTCAGCGGCAACCTGTTGGAGGCGGGTGCCGTCATGCTGGGCAAGCTGAACATGGACGAGTTCGCGATGGGGTCGTCCAACGAAACGTCGGTTTACGGCAATGCGGTGAACCCGTGGCGGCGCGGCAATGATGAGGCTGCGTTGACGCCCGGTGGGTCGTCGGGTGGGTCGGCGTCCGCCGTGGCCGCCGACCTGTGCCTGGCCGCGACCGGCACCGATACGGGTGGGTCGATCCGCCAGCCTGCGGCCTTTACCGGCATCACGGGCATCAAGCCGACCTATGGGCGGTGCTCGCGTTGGGGGATCGTGGCCTTTGCCTCGTCCCTGGATCAGGCGGGGCCGATGACCAAGTCGGTGCGCGATGCGGCCATCATGCTCGAGGCCATGTGCGGCCATGATCCGAAGGATTCGACCAGCGCGGACCTGCCTGTGCCGAACTTCGAGGCCATGCTGACCGGCGACATCAAGGGCAAGAAGATCGGCATACCTGCTGAATACCGCATGGACGGGATGCCGGATGAGATCGAGACGCTGTGGGCCCAGGGCCGCGAGATGCTGGCGGATGCGGGGGCGGAGATTGTCGATATTTCGCTGCCCCATACCAAGTATGCGCTGCCCGCCTATTACGTGATTGCGCCTGCGGAGGCGTCGAGCAACCTCGCCCGCTATGACGGGGTGCGCTATGGACACCGGGCCACGCTGAGCCAGGGCGACGGCATCACCGAGATGTATGAAAAGACCCGTGCCGAGGGGTTTGGCGACGAGGTGAAGCGCCGCGTGATGATCGGCACCTATGTGCTGTCGGCGGGGTTCTATGACGCCTACTATAACCGCGCGCGCAAGGTGCGGACGCTGATCAAGAAGGACTTTGAGGATGTGTTTGCCCAAGGCATCGACGCGATCCTGACGCCTGCGACGCCATCCGCCGCCTTCGGTCTGGGTGAGGCGTCGGACGATCCGGTGCAGATGTATCTGAACGATGTGTTTACCGTGACCGTGAACATGGCGGGCTTGCCGGGTATTGCCGTGCCAGCGGGGACGGATGCGCAGGGCCTGCCTCTGGGACTGCAATTGATTGGCCGCCCGTGGGAAGAAGGGGATTTGCTGAACACCGCTTATGCGCTGGAGGCGCGGGCCGGGTTTGTGGCAAAACCTGGCAAATGGTGGTAA